A genome region from Megalobrama amblycephala isolate DHTTF-2021 linkage group LG16, ASM1881202v1, whole genome shotgun sequence includes the following:
- the kcne4 gene encoding potassium voltage-gated channel subfamily E member 4, with protein MELVHNASAVSSQQTNRIPLPGASDNNAYLYIVIVVSFYGVFLIGIMLGYLRTKRREKRRTNAFTRLLHEEEQREWGASQKKPSFSLPAFPALRSTPVPFMLTTGRALEGGRVLAPLACALCSVEQSSVSSLSSVNDVRFAIEEESDSGGHEEPQKSDHNRDGSSGENLKGTL; from the coding sequence ATGGAGTTGGTTCACAACGCCTCCGCGGTTTCATCGCAGCAGACCAACAGAATCCCTTTGCCCGGTGCAAGCGACAATAATGCGTACCTATACATCGTCATCGTAGTGTCCTTCTACGGAGTCTTCCTCATTGGGATCATGCTCGGTTACCTGCGCACCAAACGGCGCGAGAAGAGGCGCACGAACGCGTTTACACGGCTTCTGCACGAAGAGGAGCAGCGCGAGTGGGGCGCGAGCCAGAAGAAGCCCAGTTTCAGCTTGCCCGCATTTCCCGCGCTGCGCTCCACGCCGGTTCCGTTCATGCTGACTACCGGCCGCGCGCTGGAAGGCGGGAGGGTTCTCGCGCCACTGGCATGCGCGCTGTGCTCGGTGGAGCAGAGCAGCGTGAGCTCCCTCAGCTCCGTCAACGATGTGCGCTTCGCCATCGAAGAGGAGTCGGACAGCGGCGGACACGAGGAGCCACAGAAATCGGACCACAACAGAGACGGATCGTCCGGGGAAAACCTCAAAGGAACACTCTGA